The Cervus elaphus chromosome 21, mCerEla1.1, whole genome shotgun sequence genome window below encodes:
- the GPT gene encoding alanine aminotransferase 1 isoform X3, which yields MSAGCHGLGSPSLLDTYLPGQPRVRGPFPEHEWLEGCPQQSWGRLPVKFSVWAGVAAQGLLATAATWALLPGGGQRRALPEAGALSACASASGPERPALWEAAVAAEQEAPAPRFLRPGSVTRETGLLCWPGAKMGGPRGLGLGRALLGVMALRAGEHSQEAANGLKEKVLTLDSMNPCVRRVEYAVRGPIVQRALELEQELRQPVDPGPSTRSSQVLALCVHPDLLNSPDFPEDAKRKAERILQACGGHSLGAYSISAGVQMIREDVARYIERRDGGIPADPNNIFLSTGASDAIVTVLKLLVTGEGRTRTGVLIPIPQYPLYSAALAELNAVQVDYYLDEERAWSLDVAELRRALGQARDHCRPRALCVINPGNPTGQVQTRECIEDVIRFAFEESLFLLADEVYQDNVYAEGSQFHSFKKVLTEMGPPYAARQELASFHSISKGYMGECGFRGGYVEVVNMDAAVKQQMQKLRSVRLCPPTPGQVLLDVAVSPPAPSDPSFVQFQAERRAVLAELAAKAKLTEQVFNEAPGIRCNPVQGAMYSFPRVQLPPRAVQRAQELGLAPDMFFCLRLLEETGICVVPGSGFGQREGTYHFRMTILPPMEKLRPLLEKLSQFHAKFTREYS from the exons ATGAGTGCTGGGTGCCATGGGCTGGGGTCACCCTCTCTGCTGGACACTTACTTACCTGGTCAGCCTAGAGTCCGCGGTCCCTTCCCTGAGCATGAGTGGTTGGAGGGGTGTCCCCAGCAGAGTTGGGGGAGGCTGCCGGTTAAATTTAGCGTGTGGGCCGGGGTGGCTGCCCAGGGTCTGCTTGCCACAGCTGCCACTTGGGCCCTGCTGCCAGGGGGCGGGCAGAGGCGGGCTCTGCCTGAGGCTGGGGCCCTATCAGCCTGCGCTTCTGCCTCGGGGCCAGAGAGGCCTGCGCTCTGGGAGGCAGCGGTGGCCGCGGAGCAAGAGGCGCCAG CCCCAAGATTCCTGAGGCCTGGCTCAGTTACCCGGGAGACAGGCCTGCTCTGCTGGCCGGGAGCAAAGATGGGGGGTCCAAGAGGGCTGGGCCTCGGCCGAGCCCTACTGGG AGTCATGGCCCTGAGGGCAGGTGAGCACAGCCAGGAGGCAGCAAATGGGCTGAAGGAGAAAGTGCTGACACTGGACTCCATGAATCCTTGTGTCCGGAGGGTGGAGTACGCGGTGCGAGGCCCCATCGTGCAGCGGGCGCTGGAGCTGGAGCAGGAGCTGCGCCAG CCTGTGGACCCTGGCCCCAGCACTCGCTCCTCCCAGGTCCTGGCCCTCTGCGTCCACCCTGATCTCCTGAACAGCCCTGATTTCCCCGAGGACGCCAAGAGGAAGGCAGAACGCATCTTGCAGGCCTGTGGGGGCCACAGCCTGG GGGCCTACAGCATCAGCGCTGGTGTCCAGATGATCCGCGAGGACGTGGCGCGGTACATTGAGCGGCGCGATGGAGGCATTCCCGCTGACCCCAATAACATCTTCCTGTCCACGGGGGCCAGCGATGCCATTGTG ACCGTGCTGAAATTGCTGGTAACCGGCGAGGGTCGCACGCGCACGGGCGTGCTCATCCCCATCCCTCAGTATCCACTCTACTCCGCCGCGCTGGCCGAGCTCAACGCGGTGCAGGTGGACTACTACCTGGACGAGGAGCGTGCCTGGTCGCTCGACGTGGCCGAGCTGCGGCGTGCGCTGGGCCAGGCGCGTGACCACTGCCGCCCCCGCGCGCTCTGCGTCATCAACCCCGGGAACCCCACCG GGCAGGTGCAGACCCGCGAGTGCATCGAGGACGTGATCCGCTTCGCTTTTGAGGAAAGTCTTTTCCTACTGGCCGATGAG GTGTACCAAGACAACGTGTACGCCGAGGGCTCGCAGTTCCACTCGTTCAAGAAGGTGCTCACGGAGATGGGGCCACCGTACGCGGCGCGACAAGAGCTCGCCTCCTTCCACTCGATCTCCAAGGGCTACATGGGCGA GTGCGGCTTCCGCGGCGGCTACGTGGAGGTGGTGAACATGGACGCCGCGGTGAAGCAGCAGATGCAGAAGCTGCGGAGCGTGCGGCTGTGCCCGCCCACCCCGGGCCAGGTCCTGCTCGACGTGGCTGTCAGCCCGCCCGCGCCCTCCGACCCCTCCTTCGTGCAGTTCCAGGCG GAGAGGCGGGCGGTGCTGGCCGAGCTAGCGGCCAAGGCCAAGCTCACGGAGCAGGTCTTCAACGAAGCTCCCGGCATCCGCTGCAACCCGGTTCAGGGCGCCATGTATTCCTTCCCGCGCGTGCAGCTGCCCCCGCGTGCGGTGCAGCGCGCTCAG GAGCTCGGCCTGGCTCCCGACATGTTCTTCTGCCTGCGCCTCCTAGAGGAGACTGGCATCTGCGTGGTGCCTGGGAGTGGCTTCGGACAACGGGAAGGCACCTACCACTTTCG GATGACTATTCTGCCCCCCATGGAGAAGCTGCGGCCCCTGCTGGAGAAGCTGAGCCAGTTCCATGCCAAGTTCACCCGCGAGTACTCCTGA
- the MFSD3 gene encoding major facilitator superfamily domain-containing protein 3 isoform X1, with amino-acid sequence MATAFPGCAVAREGCPAPPPRRPAPRVLSPRDPKARSRMPAWPPLTQPQSCLCVTPNPIATGRIGPPGNRPAPALSGTPHPARLALNAAPAPGPRPLAMRGKLLPLAGLYLVQGLPYGLQSGLLPVLLRARGLSLTRVGLAKALYAPWLLKLFWAPLVDTWGSPRGWLALSTAALGLVCGLLAALPPAGAGGAALPVSVAALLLLLNLAAAVQDVALDMLAVRLLEPAELGPGNTVQVVAYKLGAALAGGGLLALLPALSWTLLFLLLAATYWLAAAAAWVAPALRQLPTPPPSAHPRPSLHLQQDLLAVPGTLWTAGFVLTYKLGEQGASGLFPLLLLDGGISTPELGLWNGVGAVLCSIAGSSLGGVLLARRWQPLPLLRSVLRFRLGGLAYQTALLFQLNSPRANPVPGTVLRGAALLSLCLQHLLGGLVTTTTFTMMMRCSQLAPSALQATHYSLLATLELLGKLLVGTLAGALADSLGPRLCFSLFLALSATPMLYLGFAPNALA; translated from the exons ATGGCCACCGCGTTTCCGGGCTGCGCTGTGGCGCGCGAGGGCTGCCCAGCTCCGCCGCCGAGACGTCCAGCTCCTCGGGTGCTGAGCCCGCGGGACCCGAAGGCGCGGTCGCGGATGCCAGCTTGGCCACCCCTGACCCAGCCCCAGTCGTGCCTCTGTGTGACCCCTAACCCCATCGCAACTGGACGGATCGGACCCCCTGGGAACCGCCCTGCCCCTGCTCTGAGCGGGACCCCTCATCCTGCCCGTCTGGCCCTGAACGCGGCCCCCGCCCCAGGGCCGCGCCCCCTGGCCATGCGCGGGAAGCTGCTGCCCCTGGCCGGCCTCTACCTAGTGCAGGGCCTGCCCTACGGCCTGCAGTCAGGCCTGCTGCCCGTGCTGCTGCGCGCCCGTGGCCTTTCCCTGACGCGCGTGGGGCTGGCCAAGGCGCTGTACGCGCCGTGGCTGCTCAAGCTCTTTTGGGCCCCGCTAGTAGACACGTGGGGCTCCCCAAGGGGCTGGCTGGCACTCAGCACGGCTGCCTTGGGCCTGGTGTGCGGGCTGTTGGCAGCCCTGCCTCCTGCCGGCGCCGGCGGGGCCGCGCTGCCTGTCTCGGTGGCGGCGCTGCTCCTGCTGCTGAATCTGGCTGCGGCCGTGCAGGACGTGGCCCTGGACATGCTGGCCGTGCGGCTCCTGGAGCCGGCTGAGCTGGGGCCCGGCAATACCGTGCAGGTGGTTGCTTACAAGCTGGGGGCCGCCCTGGCCGGCGGTGGGCTGCTGGCCCTCCTGCCCGCGCTCTCCTGGACGCTGCTCTTCCTGCTCTTGGCCGCCACCTACTGGCTGGCTGCAGCCGCGGCCTGGGTGGCGCCCGCCCTGCGACAGCTGCCCACACCCCCGCCCTCAGCGCACCCCCGCCCCAGCCTGCACCTTCAGCAGGACTTGCTGGCAGTGCCTGGGACCCTGTGGACAGCGGGCTTCGTGCTCACCTACAAGCTGG GTGAGCAGGGTGCCAGTGGCCTGTTCCCACTCCTCTTGCTGGACGGCGGCATCTCCACCCCAGAGCTGGGGCTGTGGAACGGTGTGGGTGCTGTGCTCTGCTCCATTGCTGGCtcatccctgggtggggtcctgctgGCCAGGCGTTG GCAGCCACTGCCCCTCCTGAGGTCAGTGCTTCGGTTCCGTCTTGGGGGCCTGGCCTACCAGACTGCCCTGCTCTTTCAGCTGAACAGCCCCAGAGCCAACCCCGTCCCTGGCACAGTCCTGAGAG GGGCAGCCCTGCTGAGTCTGTGTCTGCAGCACCTCCTGGGGGGCTTGGTCACAACCACCACCTTCACCATGATGATGCGCTGCAGTCAGCTGGCACCCAGTGCCCTGCAG GCCACACACTACAGTCTCCTGGCCACTCTGGAGCTGCTGGGGAAGCTGCTGGTGGGCACACTGGCGGGAGCCCTGGCTGATAGCCTGGGGCCAcgcctctgcttctctctcttcttaGCTCTCTCAGCCACCCCCATGCTGTACCTGGGCTTTGCGCCCAACGCCCTGGCCTGA
- the GPT gene encoding alanine aminotransferase 1 isoform X4 — MALRAGEHSQEAANGLKEKVLTLDSMNPCVRRVEYAVRGPIVQRALELEQELRQGVKKPFTEVIRANIGDAQAMGQIPITFPRQVLALCVHPDLLNSPDFPEDAKRKAERILQACGGHSLGAYSISAGVQMIREDVARYIERRDGGIPADPNNIFLSTGASDAIVTVLKLLVTGEGRTRTGVLIPIPQYPLYSAALAELNAVQVDYYLDEERAWSLDVAELRRALGQARDHCRPRALCVINPGNPTGQVQTRECIEDVIRFAFEESLFLLADEVYQDNVYAEGSQFHSFKKVLTEMGPPYAARQELASFHSISKGYMGECGFRGGYVEVVNMDAAVKQQMQKLRSVRLCPPTPGQVLLDVAVSPPAPSDPSFVQFQAERRAVLAELAAKAKLTEQVFNEAPGIRCNPVQGAMYSFPRVQLPPRAVQRAQELGLAPDMFFCLRLLEETGICVVPGSGFGQREGTYHFRMTILPPMEKLRPLLEKLSQFHAKFTREYS, encoded by the exons ATGGCCCTGAGGGCAGGTGAGCACAGCCAGGAGGCAGCAAATGGGCTGAAGGAGAAAGTGCTGACACTGGACTCCATGAATCCTTGTGTCCGGAGGGTGGAGTACGCGGTGCGAGGCCCCATCGTGCAGCGGGCGCTGGAGCTGGAGCAGGAGCTGCGCCAG GGCGTAAAGAAGCCCTTCACTGAGGTCATCCGTGCCAATATCGGGGACGCACAGGCCATGGGGCAGATCCCTATCACCTTCCCGCGCCAG GTCCTGGCCCTCTGCGTCCACCCTGATCTCCTGAACAGCCCTGATTTCCCCGAGGACGCCAAGAGGAAGGCAGAACGCATCTTGCAGGCCTGTGGGGGCCACAGCCTGG GGGCCTACAGCATCAGCGCTGGTGTCCAGATGATCCGCGAGGACGTGGCGCGGTACATTGAGCGGCGCGATGGAGGCATTCCCGCTGACCCCAATAACATCTTCCTGTCCACGGGGGCCAGCGATGCCATTGTG ACCGTGCTGAAATTGCTGGTAACCGGCGAGGGTCGCACGCGCACGGGCGTGCTCATCCCCATCCCTCAGTATCCACTCTACTCCGCCGCGCTGGCCGAGCTCAACGCGGTGCAGGTGGACTACTACCTGGACGAGGAGCGTGCCTGGTCGCTCGACGTGGCCGAGCTGCGGCGTGCGCTGGGCCAGGCGCGTGACCACTGCCGCCCCCGCGCGCTCTGCGTCATCAACCCCGGGAACCCCACCG GGCAGGTGCAGACCCGCGAGTGCATCGAGGACGTGATCCGCTTCGCTTTTGAGGAAAGTCTTTTCCTACTGGCCGATGAG GTGTACCAAGACAACGTGTACGCCGAGGGCTCGCAGTTCCACTCGTTCAAGAAGGTGCTCACGGAGATGGGGCCACCGTACGCGGCGCGACAAGAGCTCGCCTCCTTCCACTCGATCTCCAAGGGCTACATGGGCGA GTGCGGCTTCCGCGGCGGCTACGTGGAGGTGGTGAACATGGACGCCGCGGTGAAGCAGCAGATGCAGAAGCTGCGGAGCGTGCGGCTGTGCCCGCCCACCCCGGGCCAGGTCCTGCTCGACGTGGCTGTCAGCCCGCCCGCGCCCTCCGACCCCTCCTTCGTGCAGTTCCAGGCG GAGAGGCGGGCGGTGCTGGCCGAGCTAGCGGCCAAGGCCAAGCTCACGGAGCAGGTCTTCAACGAAGCTCCCGGCATCCGCTGCAACCCGGTTCAGGGCGCCATGTATTCCTTCCCGCGCGTGCAGCTGCCCCCGCGTGCGGTGCAGCGCGCTCAG GAGCTCGGCCTGGCTCCCGACATGTTCTTCTGCCTGCGCCTCCTAGAGGAGACTGGCATCTGCGTGGTGCCTGGGAGTGGCTTCGGACAACGGGAAGGCACCTACCACTTTCG GATGACTATTCTGCCCCCCATGGAGAAGCTGCGGCCCCTGCTGGAGAAGCTGAGCCAGTTCCATGCCAAGTTCACCCGCGAGTACTCCTGA
- the GPT gene encoding alanine aminotransferase 1 isoform X1, whose translation MSAGCHGLGSPSLLDTYLPGQPRVRGPFPEHEWLEGCPQQSWGRLPVKFSVWAGVAAQGLLATAATWALLPGGGQRRALPEAGALSACASASGPERPALWEAAVAAEQEAPAPRFLRPGSVTRETGLLCWPGAKMGGPRGLGLGRALLGVMALRAGEHSQEAANGLKEKVLTLDSMNPCVRRVEYAVRGPIVQRALELEQELRQGVKKPFTEVIRANIGDAQAMGQIPITFPRQVLALCVHPDLLNSPDFPEDAKRKAERILQACGGHSLGAYSISAGVQMIREDVARYIERRDGGIPADPNNIFLSTGASDAIVTVLKLLVTGEGRTRTGVLIPIPQYPLYSAALAELNAVQVDYYLDEERAWSLDVAELRRALGQARDHCRPRALCVINPGNPTGQVQTRECIEDVIRFAFEESLFLLADEVYQDNVYAEGSQFHSFKKVLTEMGPPYAARQELASFHSISKGYMGECGFRGGYVEVVNMDAAVKQQMQKLRSVRLCPPTPGQVLLDVAVSPPAPSDPSFVQFQAERRAVLAELAAKAKLTEQVFNEAPGIRCNPVQGAMYSFPRVQLPPRAVQRAQELGLAPDMFFCLRLLEETGICVVPGSGFGQREGTYHFRMTILPPMEKLRPLLEKLSQFHAKFTREYS comes from the exons ATGAGTGCTGGGTGCCATGGGCTGGGGTCACCCTCTCTGCTGGACACTTACTTACCTGGTCAGCCTAGAGTCCGCGGTCCCTTCCCTGAGCATGAGTGGTTGGAGGGGTGTCCCCAGCAGAGTTGGGGGAGGCTGCCGGTTAAATTTAGCGTGTGGGCCGGGGTGGCTGCCCAGGGTCTGCTTGCCACAGCTGCCACTTGGGCCCTGCTGCCAGGGGGCGGGCAGAGGCGGGCTCTGCCTGAGGCTGGGGCCCTATCAGCCTGCGCTTCTGCCTCGGGGCCAGAGAGGCCTGCGCTCTGGGAGGCAGCGGTGGCCGCGGAGCAAGAGGCGCCAG CCCCAAGATTCCTGAGGCCTGGCTCAGTTACCCGGGAGACAGGCCTGCTCTGCTGGCCGGGAGCAAAGATGGGGGGTCCAAGAGGGCTGGGCCTCGGCCGAGCCCTACTGGG AGTCATGGCCCTGAGGGCAGGTGAGCACAGCCAGGAGGCAGCAAATGGGCTGAAGGAGAAAGTGCTGACACTGGACTCCATGAATCCTTGTGTCCGGAGGGTGGAGTACGCGGTGCGAGGCCCCATCGTGCAGCGGGCGCTGGAGCTGGAGCAGGAGCTGCGCCAG GGCGTAAAGAAGCCCTTCACTGAGGTCATCCGTGCCAATATCGGGGACGCACAGGCCATGGGGCAGATCCCTATCACCTTCCCGCGCCAG GTCCTGGCCCTCTGCGTCCACCCTGATCTCCTGAACAGCCCTGATTTCCCCGAGGACGCCAAGAGGAAGGCAGAACGCATCTTGCAGGCCTGTGGGGGCCACAGCCTGG GGGCCTACAGCATCAGCGCTGGTGTCCAGATGATCCGCGAGGACGTGGCGCGGTACATTGAGCGGCGCGATGGAGGCATTCCCGCTGACCCCAATAACATCTTCCTGTCCACGGGGGCCAGCGATGCCATTGTG ACCGTGCTGAAATTGCTGGTAACCGGCGAGGGTCGCACGCGCACGGGCGTGCTCATCCCCATCCCTCAGTATCCACTCTACTCCGCCGCGCTGGCCGAGCTCAACGCGGTGCAGGTGGACTACTACCTGGACGAGGAGCGTGCCTGGTCGCTCGACGTGGCCGAGCTGCGGCGTGCGCTGGGCCAGGCGCGTGACCACTGCCGCCCCCGCGCGCTCTGCGTCATCAACCCCGGGAACCCCACCG GGCAGGTGCAGACCCGCGAGTGCATCGAGGACGTGATCCGCTTCGCTTTTGAGGAAAGTCTTTTCCTACTGGCCGATGAG GTGTACCAAGACAACGTGTACGCCGAGGGCTCGCAGTTCCACTCGTTCAAGAAGGTGCTCACGGAGATGGGGCCACCGTACGCGGCGCGACAAGAGCTCGCCTCCTTCCACTCGATCTCCAAGGGCTACATGGGCGA GTGCGGCTTCCGCGGCGGCTACGTGGAGGTGGTGAACATGGACGCCGCGGTGAAGCAGCAGATGCAGAAGCTGCGGAGCGTGCGGCTGTGCCCGCCCACCCCGGGCCAGGTCCTGCTCGACGTGGCTGTCAGCCCGCCCGCGCCCTCCGACCCCTCCTTCGTGCAGTTCCAGGCG GAGAGGCGGGCGGTGCTGGCCGAGCTAGCGGCCAAGGCCAAGCTCACGGAGCAGGTCTTCAACGAAGCTCCCGGCATCCGCTGCAACCCGGTTCAGGGCGCCATGTATTCCTTCCCGCGCGTGCAGCTGCCCCCGCGTGCGGTGCAGCGCGCTCAG GAGCTCGGCCTGGCTCCCGACATGTTCTTCTGCCTGCGCCTCCTAGAGGAGACTGGCATCTGCGTGGTGCCTGGGAGTGGCTTCGGACAACGGGAAGGCACCTACCACTTTCG GATGACTATTCTGCCCCCCATGGAGAAGCTGCGGCCCCTGCTGGAGAAGCTGAGCCAGTTCCATGCCAAGTTCACCCGCGAGTACTCCTGA
- the MFSD3 gene encoding major facilitator superfamily domain-containing protein 3 isoform X2, producing the protein MATAFPGCAVAREGCPAPPPRRPAPRVLSPRDPKARSRMPAWPPLTQPQSCLCVTPNPIATGRIGPPGNRPAPALSGTPHPARLALNAAPAPGPRPLAMRGKLLPLAGLYLVQGLPYGLQSGLLPVLLRARGLSLTRVGLAKALYAPWLLKLFWAPLVDTWGSPRGWLALSTAALGLVCGLLAALPPAGAGGAALPVSVAALLLLLNLAAAVQDVALDMLAVRLLEPAELGPGNTVQVVAYKLGAALAGGGLLALLPALSWTLLFLLLAATYWLAAAAAWVAPALRQLPTPPPSAHPRPSLHLQQDLLAVPGTLWTAGFVLTYKLGEQGASGLFPLLLLDGGISTPELGLWNGVGAVLCSIAGSSLGGVLLARRWGSPAESVSAAPPGGLGHNHHLHHDDALQSAGTQCPAGHTLQSPGHSGAAGEAAGGHTGGSPG; encoded by the exons ATGGCCACCGCGTTTCCGGGCTGCGCTGTGGCGCGCGAGGGCTGCCCAGCTCCGCCGCCGAGACGTCCAGCTCCTCGGGTGCTGAGCCCGCGGGACCCGAAGGCGCGGTCGCGGATGCCAGCTTGGCCACCCCTGACCCAGCCCCAGTCGTGCCTCTGTGTGACCCCTAACCCCATCGCAACTGGACGGATCGGACCCCCTGGGAACCGCCCTGCCCCTGCTCTGAGCGGGACCCCTCATCCTGCCCGTCTGGCCCTGAACGCGGCCCCCGCCCCAGGGCCGCGCCCCCTGGCCATGCGCGGGAAGCTGCTGCCCCTGGCCGGCCTCTACCTAGTGCAGGGCCTGCCCTACGGCCTGCAGTCAGGCCTGCTGCCCGTGCTGCTGCGCGCCCGTGGCCTTTCCCTGACGCGCGTGGGGCTGGCCAAGGCGCTGTACGCGCCGTGGCTGCTCAAGCTCTTTTGGGCCCCGCTAGTAGACACGTGGGGCTCCCCAAGGGGCTGGCTGGCACTCAGCACGGCTGCCTTGGGCCTGGTGTGCGGGCTGTTGGCAGCCCTGCCTCCTGCCGGCGCCGGCGGGGCCGCGCTGCCTGTCTCGGTGGCGGCGCTGCTCCTGCTGCTGAATCTGGCTGCGGCCGTGCAGGACGTGGCCCTGGACATGCTGGCCGTGCGGCTCCTGGAGCCGGCTGAGCTGGGGCCCGGCAATACCGTGCAGGTGGTTGCTTACAAGCTGGGGGCCGCCCTGGCCGGCGGTGGGCTGCTGGCCCTCCTGCCCGCGCTCTCCTGGACGCTGCTCTTCCTGCTCTTGGCCGCCACCTACTGGCTGGCTGCAGCCGCGGCCTGGGTGGCGCCCGCCCTGCGACAGCTGCCCACACCCCCGCCCTCAGCGCACCCCCGCCCCAGCCTGCACCTTCAGCAGGACTTGCTGGCAGTGCCTGGGACCCTGTGGACAGCGGGCTTCGTGCTCACCTACAAGCTGG GTGAGCAGGGTGCCAGTGGCCTGTTCCCACTCCTCTTGCTGGACGGCGGCATCTCCACCCCAGAGCTGGGGCTGTGGAACGGTGTGGGTGCTGTGCTCTGCTCCATTGCTGGCtcatccctgggtggggtcctgctgGCCAGGCGTTG GGGCAGCCCTGCTGAGTCTGTGTCTGCAGCACCTCCTGGGGGGCTTGGTCACAACCACCACCTTCACCATGATGATGCGCTGCAGTCAGCTGGCACCCAGTGCCCTGCAG GCCACACACTACAGTCTCCTGGCCACTCTGGAGCTGCTGGGGAAGCTGCTGGTGGGCACACTGGCGGGAGCCCTGGCTGA
- the GPT gene encoding alanine aminotransferase 1 isoform X2 codes for MSAGCHGLGSPSLLDTYLPGQPRVRGPFPEHEWLEGCPQQSWGRLPVKFSVWAGVAAQGLLATAATWALLPGGGQRRALPEAGALSACASASGPERPALWEAAVAAEQEAPAPRFLRPGSVTRETGLLCWPGAKMGGPRGLGLGRALLGVMALRAGEHSQEAANGLKEKVLTLDSMNPCVRRVEYAVRGPIVQRALELEQELRQGVKKPFTEVIRANIGDAQAMGQIPITFPRQDAKRKAERILQACGGHSLGAYSISAGVQMIREDVARYIERRDGGIPADPNNIFLSTGASDAIVTVLKLLVTGEGRTRTGVLIPIPQYPLYSAALAELNAVQVDYYLDEERAWSLDVAELRRALGQARDHCRPRALCVINPGNPTGQVQTRECIEDVIRFAFEESLFLLADEVYQDNVYAEGSQFHSFKKVLTEMGPPYAARQELASFHSISKGYMGECGFRGGYVEVVNMDAAVKQQMQKLRSVRLCPPTPGQVLLDVAVSPPAPSDPSFVQFQAERRAVLAELAAKAKLTEQVFNEAPGIRCNPVQGAMYSFPRVQLPPRAVQRAQELGLAPDMFFCLRLLEETGICVVPGSGFGQREGTYHFRMTILPPMEKLRPLLEKLSQFHAKFTREYS; via the exons ATGAGTGCTGGGTGCCATGGGCTGGGGTCACCCTCTCTGCTGGACACTTACTTACCTGGTCAGCCTAGAGTCCGCGGTCCCTTCCCTGAGCATGAGTGGTTGGAGGGGTGTCCCCAGCAGAGTTGGGGGAGGCTGCCGGTTAAATTTAGCGTGTGGGCCGGGGTGGCTGCCCAGGGTCTGCTTGCCACAGCTGCCACTTGGGCCCTGCTGCCAGGGGGCGGGCAGAGGCGGGCTCTGCCTGAGGCTGGGGCCCTATCAGCCTGCGCTTCTGCCTCGGGGCCAGAGAGGCCTGCGCTCTGGGAGGCAGCGGTGGCCGCGGAGCAAGAGGCGCCAG CCCCAAGATTCCTGAGGCCTGGCTCAGTTACCCGGGAGACAGGCCTGCTCTGCTGGCCGGGAGCAAAGATGGGGGGTCCAAGAGGGCTGGGCCTCGGCCGAGCCCTACTGGG AGTCATGGCCCTGAGGGCAGGTGAGCACAGCCAGGAGGCAGCAAATGGGCTGAAGGAGAAAGTGCTGACACTGGACTCCATGAATCCTTGTGTCCGGAGGGTGGAGTACGCGGTGCGAGGCCCCATCGTGCAGCGGGCGCTGGAGCTGGAGCAGGAGCTGCGCCAG GGCGTAAAGAAGCCCTTCACTGAGGTCATCCGTGCCAATATCGGGGACGCACAGGCCATGGGGCAGATCCCTATCACCTTCCCGCGCCAG GACGCCAAGAGGAAGGCAGAACGCATCTTGCAGGCCTGTGGGGGCCACAGCCTGG GGGCCTACAGCATCAGCGCTGGTGTCCAGATGATCCGCGAGGACGTGGCGCGGTACATTGAGCGGCGCGATGGAGGCATTCCCGCTGACCCCAATAACATCTTCCTGTCCACGGGGGCCAGCGATGCCATTGTG ACCGTGCTGAAATTGCTGGTAACCGGCGAGGGTCGCACGCGCACGGGCGTGCTCATCCCCATCCCTCAGTATCCACTCTACTCCGCCGCGCTGGCCGAGCTCAACGCGGTGCAGGTGGACTACTACCTGGACGAGGAGCGTGCCTGGTCGCTCGACGTGGCCGAGCTGCGGCGTGCGCTGGGCCAGGCGCGTGACCACTGCCGCCCCCGCGCGCTCTGCGTCATCAACCCCGGGAACCCCACCG GGCAGGTGCAGACCCGCGAGTGCATCGAGGACGTGATCCGCTTCGCTTTTGAGGAAAGTCTTTTCCTACTGGCCGATGAG GTGTACCAAGACAACGTGTACGCCGAGGGCTCGCAGTTCCACTCGTTCAAGAAGGTGCTCACGGAGATGGGGCCACCGTACGCGGCGCGACAAGAGCTCGCCTCCTTCCACTCGATCTCCAAGGGCTACATGGGCGA GTGCGGCTTCCGCGGCGGCTACGTGGAGGTGGTGAACATGGACGCCGCGGTGAAGCAGCAGATGCAGAAGCTGCGGAGCGTGCGGCTGTGCCCGCCCACCCCGGGCCAGGTCCTGCTCGACGTGGCTGTCAGCCCGCCCGCGCCCTCCGACCCCTCCTTCGTGCAGTTCCAGGCG GAGAGGCGGGCGGTGCTGGCCGAGCTAGCGGCCAAGGCCAAGCTCACGGAGCAGGTCTTCAACGAAGCTCCCGGCATCCGCTGCAACCCGGTTCAGGGCGCCATGTATTCCTTCCCGCGCGTGCAGCTGCCCCCGCGTGCGGTGCAGCGCGCTCAG GAGCTCGGCCTGGCTCCCGACATGTTCTTCTGCCTGCGCCTCCTAGAGGAGACTGGCATCTGCGTGGTGCCTGGGAGTGGCTTCGGACAACGGGAAGGCACCTACCACTTTCG GATGACTATTCTGCCCCCCATGGAGAAGCTGCGGCCCCTGCTGGAGAAGCTGAGCCAGTTCCATGCCAAGTTCACCCGCGAGTACTCCTGA